GAAACAAACCTACCCGCGATTGCACACCACCATGATTTTTACTGGGAACGCACGCGATTTTCAGTCAACGCCGTGGCAGATTATCTGGAAATGGCCTTTCCTCCCCGCATTCCACGGCTTCAGCACGTGGTAATAAATCAGGCGGCACAGGAGGAACTGTCCTGGCGTAAAGGTGTTTCTTCTGTGGTGATTCCGAATGTGTTTGATTTTGAGCAGCCCTCCCCCGAAACAGACACCTACTCGGAAGATGTGAGGCAGGAACTGAATCTTGCTCCGGATGATATTATGATTTTGCAACCGACCCGTGTGGTTCCTCGCAAAGGGATTGAGCATGCGATCAAACTCGTGCAGATGCTCGACGATCCACGCTGCAAACTGGTCATATCGCATAAATCCGGTGACGAAGGGCTGGAATATCGTCATATGCTGAGTGAACTGGCGGAAGAAAGTCATGTCGATCTGCGTTTTGCGGAAACGCGTGTAGCGGATGTCAGGCAATATGATCATACCGGTCGAAAAATCTACACACTGTGGGATTTATACCCTCATGCCGACCTCATAACCTATCCAAGTCTTTACGAAGGGTTTGGAAATGCGTATCTCGAAGCGGTATATTTCCGAAAGCCTGTACTGATCAACCGCTACGCTATTTTTGCCCGCGACATGGAGCCCAAAGGATTCCGCGGCCCCGTAATGGACGGCATTTTGACCAAACGCACAGTCAGGGAGGTTGAGCGCATCATCCATGATGCGACCTATCGCGAAGAGTTAGTAAATCATAACTACAATGTCGCCCTGCGCTTCTACAGTTATTCGGTGCTCCGTAATCAGCTGCATGCGCTTATCAGCACTATCCGAGGATACGAATCATGAAATACAGCAATATTCCGCCATTTATACATATTCAAGACCTGTTTTCTCGGCTGTACGGGGATCAGCTGGCGAATCCCTGCATGGCACGCCTGCATGCCATGTTTAACCGATACGGCATTCGGCAACTTGATGCACCAATCCGGCCTTTTGACGAAAACGACAGCCTGCTCATTGCGTATGGAGACACCCTCACGGACAACAGCAGCAAAGCAGACGACACATCCCCGACACCACTGCGAACCCTCGATACCTGGTGCACCAAACATCTAAGCGGAGCCATCAATACGATTCATATACTCCCCTTCTGTCCCTATTCCTCTGACGATGGATTCTCAGTCATCGATTATCGCGAAGTCGACCCTGCTCTGGGCACATGGAAAGATATTCAGGCCATGCACCAGCATTTCCATCTTATGTTTGACCTTGTGCTGAATCACGTATCCCGGCAGAGCTCCTGGTTCGGTGATTTTGTAACTGGAGTGGCCCCCTATCGTGATTACTTCATTCAGACCGATGAATTTTTCAATGCGTCGAAGGTGGTACGACCACGCAGCAGCGCCCTGTTCTCTGAGGTGAAAACCCGTCTTGGCACGACGAACGTCTGGACGACCTTCAGCAGCGATCAGATAGACCTGAATTATCGAAATCCTGACGTACTGTTTGAAATGCTCGACATCCTCTTTTTTTATATTGTTCAAGGAGCAGCAGTCATACGGCTCGACGCCATTGCCTACCTATGGAAAGAATCGGGGACATCCTGCATTCATCACACAAACACACACACTGTCGTCCAGCTCATCCGCGCAGTGCTGACCATCACGGCACCGCATGTACGACTGCTCACAGAAACCAATGTCCCGCATAAAGAAAACATCAGTTATTTTGGCCATTGTGATGAAGCGCAGATCATCTATCAATTCACCCTTCCGCCCCTGCTGCTGCATACCCTGCTCACTGAAAACGCCTCCGTTTTAACCCAATGGGCAAAAGACCTTCTTCCACCGCCGGACGGATGCACCTTTCTGAATTTTACGGCATCTCACGACGGAATCGGCGTGCGTCCGCTCGAAAACTTACTACCCGACAACGAAGTCAAAAAACTGGCACAGCATGTTCTGCAGCAAGGGGGAAAAGTATCCTCAAAAACAAATACCGACGGAACAAGCAGCCCGTATGAATTAAATATCACCTATTTTGATGCCCTGACAAAAAATACTGATGAATCCTACACGACCGCCGCAGATCGTTTCATTTGCTCACAGCTCATCATGCTCTCGCTTCAAGGTATTCCCGCCCTTTATTTCTCCAGCCTATTTGGTGGACGCAACGACTACGAAAAGGTCAAAAAAACAAATATGAATCGCAGCATCAACCGTGAAAAATGGGACATAGATGCATTGGATCGACTTATCAAGCAGCCAGATACGGCTCATGCCGCTATCTTCAAGACCCTGATACAGGCTCTTCAGCTGCGGCGCACCACTCCCGCCTTCAGTCCCTTGGCCGTACAGCAAATCATATCGGTCAACGAACGGGTGTTTGCCGTCCTCCGCGGCACACAGGATCAATATGTCCTCTGCCTGTTTAATATAAGCAGTCAACCCTTCACATTAACTCAGCATCCCGCCATGCCAAAAACCCCGATGTATAACCTGTTGAACTCAGAAGAAGTGTTAAAGCCCTCCGCACCGCTGGTAATGCCCCCCTTTTCATCTTATTGGTTTGTTCCGTCCCAACCATAAGGCATCGTGCTATTTATATCCTGTTTTTATATTGAATAATACACATCAATCGGTCAACATGACCCCCAGTTATTCAAAGATATAATTATGCTAAAACGACTCTTCATTATTACCCTGCTTGTCCTTTTGGGATTCGGCGTTTTTCAATCCACGGTTCTGCCCGGCTGGGTTGAACACGTTGTAAAGACCTCTTTTGAATCGGCAGGTTTTGAAGTAGAAGAAATACACATTCAGTTTTTTTCTATCCGTCTGGCTGAATTTAAAGGGATCATACTCTCGAAACCGGGGCATATTCGCATCGAATCACTGAAGGCGCATTATTCGCTTTCCACGCTGCTTAATAAACACATCGATAAAATTGATGTGGCAGGCGTTGAAATCAATCTGGATCTGGAAGCCAAGCGTTATGCCGAGCTGAAAGCAGACATTCATTATACAGAAAAAATCATTCGCAGCCACGATCTGCCCTTCGATTCCGTCCAAATTGATTTATCCCGACTGCTGATAACCAGAGACAAAGCACGGCTGCATATTCCTTTCTCGGGTGATGCGCACAAAGAAGACGGAAAACTCGTCTACCACATCATGTCGGATGTCCTCGGCGGCACCATAGAATGCCATGGAACCATTCACCCCGATACAGAACAATTGAAGGTACAGGCGCAGCTCAGCGCACTGAACCCCGGGCTTTTTCCGCAGGAACTCGTTCCCTCGCTTTTCAGAATTCCGGTTTCCGGAAACATACAGGGCCAAGTCCATGTATCTTCACTGGCACAGTCAAAGACCGTCAACGCTGATATCAGCATGCGCATTGCAGGAACGATCCATAACATTCCCTTTGCAATCAATCAAGCACGCGTCACGGCCGCTGTGAGCCATGGTGTTCATGATGCAGATATAAAAGCGGCGGCATCTATTGAGCAGCTTCAACTGCTTGGATATGACATCCATAATGTAAGCCTGACGGCCAGCAACCAGATAGACGGGGTTCACCTGCAAATGAAAGGGTCAGGACAGCACCTTAGTTTTGATCATTGCGACCTGTATATTACAGGACATCCCAACTTTATTTCCATGCTGGCCAATTATGACCAAATGATTGGAACGATGCTGCGCGGAAGAGTCAGAGCGTCCCGCGTACATGCATCGCTGTTTGGCTGCTCGGCCGCCATTGACTTACTGGAAGCATCATCCTACTTAAAGTTAAACCCCTCGACCGTTCGTTTAAATGACATTAATATAAAAGTCGTCAACGGAAATCTCGCACAGGGTCCCATGCAATGTCGCGGCATCAACGGCGAATGGCGTATCAGCGAATTCAAACCCATCAGTACACCCAACGGACAACTGGTCACCATTGACTCCGCCAGATGGAATCAATTCGCCTTTCAGAACGGCCGGGTGCTCTTTGGCATTGAAAATCCAAACTCCGTTTTTGTGGAACGAAGCGACTGGGATTTCTGTGACGGCAGGGTCTCCTGCCGGCCGTTTCGCTTCGATCCTAACGGTGACACCATCAACGCCAATGCCTTCTTTGAAGAACTGGATTTAGATCAGGCACTAACACTGATCATGCCGGATATCATTCATGCCGAAGGGCATTTATACGGACGCGTCCCTCTTCATTTTCGCTGGCGAAAACCATTAAAACTGAGCTTCCGCAGCGGCTTCCTCTACTCCATTCCCAGTTCGGGGAAACTAAGCGTCACCGACCCCAAAAGCCTGTCCAATGTATATCTGAGCGAATCAGAGCCCACGCAGTCTCCTGAGAAGCTGGAGCAGCAGATTTATGCCAGCCTGTCCGATTTTGAATACTCCCTGTTTAAAATAGATTTTGAAAGCACGCGCACCAGCG
The nucleotide sequence above comes from Spartobacteria bacterium. Encoded proteins:
- a CDS encoding glycosyltransferase, whose protein sequence is MTGNAGFISTRFEGTDGVSLESAKWAQVLWDFRYVSSWYAGLLDRAPNCCMCIPEAHFAHPENQWINERIWGNHRRSPLVTERIQAMADYLRGSIYAFVAKYNIDILIIQNALAIPMHIPLGIAITQFLSETNLPAIAHHHDFYWERTRFSVNAVADYLEMAFPPRIPRLQHVVINQAAQEELSWRKGVSSVVIPNVFDFEQPSPETDTYSEDVRQELNLAPDDIMILQPTRVVPRKGIEHAIKLVQMLDDPRCKLVISHKSGDEGLEYRHMLSELAEESHVDLRFAETRVADVRQYDHTGRKIYTLWDLYPHADLITYPSLYEGFGNAYLEAVYFRKPVLINRYAIFARDMEPKGFRGPVMDGILTKRTVREVERIIHDATYREELVNHNYNVALRFYSYSVLRNQLHALISTIRGYES
- a CDS encoding DUF3459 domain-containing protein, producing the protein MKYSNIPPFIHIQDLFSRLYGDQLANPCMARLHAMFNRYGIRQLDAPIRPFDENDSLLIAYGDTLTDNSSKADDTSPTPLRTLDTWCTKHLSGAINTIHILPFCPYSSDDGFSVIDYREVDPALGTWKDIQAMHQHFHLMFDLVLNHVSRQSSWFGDFVTGVAPYRDYFIQTDEFFNASKVVRPRSSALFSEVKTRLGTTNVWTTFSSDQIDLNYRNPDVLFEMLDILFFYIVQGAAVIRLDAIAYLWKESGTSCIHHTNTHTVVQLIRAVLTITAPHVRLLTETNVPHKENISYFGHCDEAQIIYQFTLPPLLLHTLLTENASVLTQWAKDLLPPPDGCTFLNFTASHDGIGVRPLENLLPDNEVKKLAQHVLQQGGKVSSKTNTDGTSSPYELNITYFDALTKNTDESYTTAADRFICSQLIMLSLQGIPALYFSSLFGGRNDYEKVKKTNMNRSINREKWDIDALDRLIKQPDTAHAAIFKTLIQALQLRRTTPAFSPLAVQQIISVNERVFAVLRGTQDQYVLCLFNISSQPFTLTQHPAMPKTPMYNLLNSEEVLKPSAPLVMPPFSSYWFVPSQP